A region of Centropristis striata isolate RG_2023a ecotype Rhode Island chromosome 17, C.striata_1.0, whole genome shotgun sequence DNA encodes the following proteins:
- the ppm1ka gene encoding protein phosphatase 1K, mitochondrial → MSSTVLLNLLRCGRSAISRQTFLTLRSSPETSTTSGQVGGALFGVVGVRHASGSARFDSDGSGRPVTWDSFGIWDNRIEEPILLPSSIRYGKPIPQVSLSRVGSASVLGLRKQNEDRLRFARIHDNLLYFAVFDGHGGPHAADYCYTFMEKFIRDALEEEDDLEKVLKKAFLDVDKALHTHLSYFNNLSFLTAGTTATVAMLRDGVELVVASAGDSRAMLCRKGRAHKLTKDHTPDRKDERHRIQRFGGSVTWNSIGIANVNGRLAMSRSIGDFHLKASGVIAEPDTRRLTVHHASDSFLALTTDGINFLLSDQEICDVISQCHDPTEAADVIAEQALQYGSEDNATIIIVPLGAWGKNQSSTNVYSISRNLSSTGRWA, encoded by the exons ATGTCGTCCACAGTTCTGCTCAACCTGCTACGATGTGGTCGCTCGGCTATCAGCAGGCAAACCTTCCTCACCCTACGCTCGTCGCCAGAAACATCCACAACTTCTGGACAG GTGGGCGGGGCTTTGTTCGGAGTGGTGGGCGTGCGGCACGCTAGTGGTTCAGCTCGTTTCGACAGCGACGGCAGCGGCCGGCCGGTCACCTGGGACTCATTCGGTATCTGGGACAACAGGATAGAAGAACCGATACTGCTGCCATCCAGCATCAGATATGGAAAACCCATTCCAcag GTCAGTCTGTCCCGGGTCGGCAGTGCGTCAGTTTTGGGTCTCAGGAAGCAAAACGAGGACCGTCTCCGTTTCGCCCGTATCCACGACAACCTGCTGTACTTCGCTGTGTTTGACGGCCACGGCGGCCCGCACGCCGCCGACTACTGCTACACCTTCATGGAGAAGTTCATCAG AGACgctctggaggaggaggacgacctGGAGAAAGTTTTAAAGAAAGCATTTTTAGACGTTGACAAGGCGCTACACACACATCTCAGCTACTTCAACAAcc TCTCCTTCCTGACAGCCGGCACCACGGCAACGGTGGCGATGCTCCGTGATGGCGTGGAGCTGGTGGTGGCGAGTGCTGGCGACAGCCGGGCGATGCTGTGCAGGAAGGGACGAGCACACAAGCTGACCAAAGATCACACACCTGACCGCAAGGACGAGAGGCACAG gatccAGAGGTTCGGCGGCTCCGTGACGTGGAACAGCATCGGCATCGCCAACGTTAACGGGCGCCTCGCCATGAGTCGCAGCATCGGAGACTTCCACCTGAAGGCCAGCGGCGTCATCGCGGAGCCGGACACGCGGCGACTCACC GTTCATCACGCCAGCGACTCCTTCCTCGCTCTGACCACCGACGGCATCAACTTCCTGCTGAGCGACCAGGAGATCTGTGACGTCATCAGCCAGTGTCACGACCCCACGGAGGCAGCGGACGTCATCGCCGAGCAG GCGTTGCAGTACGGCTCGGAGGACAACGCCACCATCATCATCGTCCCGCTGGGAGCCTGGGGGAAGAACCAGAGCTCCACCAACGTCTACAGCATCAGCAGGAACCTGTCCTCCACCGGGAGATGGGcgtag
- the LOC131989663 gene encoding uncharacterized protein LOC131989663, protein MTLASVCGLLLLCVHFYFVDADNIFDGSSSHSVQRRDTNTKRNYTDVVATRFTVSPTWYLNVGDTIVINCTTHSDKGNYGDKMDLLLTWTKMSPGERTKKVLVRQRASESPISYVLGPVTHEHQGVYSCNGDGSFPDVYVRDWHQMIWVADASPRASIDVISHNRSQFFHNEMFTVSCQLPDDNTQWKMMRHINWLGDLTECPNQVSSGRRLSCTVRSGHPWSDQLFWCENPAGERSNVLNVTTTVVMIALDIPRLPVLEGEDVTLRCVHRNRTTGEISYNFEAFFYKNGRVTWHDYNGLITLEAVTKADEGLYRCKNTMREQSHDSWLTVKARPEADQKEKKDDVIKTA, encoded by the exons ATGACACTCGCTTCAGTCTGCGGACTTCTCT TGCTGTGTGTCCACTTCTACTTTGTGGATGCAGACAATATTTTCGATGGCTCTTCGTCCCATT CCGTGCAGCGTCGGGACACCAACACCAAGAGGAATTATACTGATGTCGTTGCAACGAGGTTCACGGTCTCCCCGACCTGGTACCTCAATGTGGGCGACACCATAGTCATCAACTGCACCACACACAGCGACAAAGGGAACTACGGCGACAAGATGGACCTGCTGCTGACCTGGACCAAGATGAGCCCTGGAGAGAGGACCAAGAAA GTCCTGGTGAGGCAGCGAGCCTCAGAATCTCCTATCTCCTATGTGCTTGGTCCTGTTACCCATGAGCACCAGGGTGTCTACTCCTGCAACGGCGACGGCAGCTTTCCTGATGTTTATGTTCGTGACTGGCACCAAATGATCTGGGTGGCTG ATGCTTCTCCGAGAGCCTCCATAGATGTGATCAGCCACAACCGAAGCCAGTTCTTCCACAATGAGATGTTCACTGTGAGCTGCCAGCTGCCCGACGACAACACCCAATGGAAGATGATGAG ACATATCAACTGGTTAGGAGATCTCACGGAGTGTCCCAACCAAGTGTCTTCCGGACGCCGCCTGTCCTGTACCGTACGCTCCGGTCACCCCTGGTCGGATCAGTTGTTCTGGTGTGAGAATCcagcaggagagaggagcaACGTCCTCAACGTCACCACCA CTGTAGTGATGATAGCTCTGGACATTCCCCGACTTCCTGTGTTGGAGGGCGAGGACGTGACGCTGCGCTGCGTTCACAGAAACAGAACCACCGGGGAAATCAGCTACAACTTCGAGGCCTTCTTTTACAAGAACGGCCGTGTGACCTG GCACGACTATAATGGCCTCATAACTCTGGAAGCAGTGACCAAGGCTGACGAAGGACTCTacagatgtaaaaatacaatgagGGAACAGTCTCATGACAGCTGGCTCACTGTTAAag CTCGGCCAGAGGCAGAccagaaggagaagaaagacgATGTCATCAAGACGGCGTAG
- the LOC131989662 gene encoding uncharacterized protein LOC131989662, whose translation MTLASVCGLLLLCVHFYFVDADNIFDGSSSHSVQRRDTNTKRNYTDVLATSLTVSPTWYLNVGDTVVINCTTHSDKGNYGDKMDLLLTWTKMSPGERTKKVLVSQRASESPISYVLGPVTHEHQGVYSCNGDGSFPDVYVHDWHQMIWVADASPRASIDVISHNRSQFFHNEMFTVSCQLPDDNTQWKMMRHIKWVGDLTECANHVSSGRRLSCTVRSGHPWSDQLFWCENPAGERSNVLNVTTTVVMIALDIPRLPVLEGEDVTLRCVHRNRTTGEISYNFEAFFYKNGRVTWHDYNGLITLEAVTKADEGLYKCKNTMREESHDSWLTVKARPEADQKEKKDDVIKMA comes from the exons ATGACACTCGCTTCAGTCTGCGGACTTCTCT TGCTGTGTGTCCACTTCTACTTTGTGGATGCAGACAATATTTTCGATGGCTCTTCGTCCCATT CCGTGCAGCGTCGGGACACCAACACCAAGAGGAATTATACTGATGTCCTTGCTACGAGTTTGACTGTCTCCCCGACCTGGTACCTCAATGTGGGCGACACCGTAGTCATCAACTGCACCACGCACAGCGACAAAGGGAACTACGGCGACAAGATGGACCTGCTGCTGACCTGGACCAAGATGAGCCCTGGAGAGAGGACCAAGAAG GTCCTGGTGAGCCAGCGAGCCTCCGAATCTCCTATCTCCTATGTGCTTGGTCCTGTTACCCATGAGCACCAGGGTGTCTACTCCTGCAACGGCGACGGAAGCTTTCCTGATGTTTATGTTCATGACTGGCACCAAATGATCTGGGTGGCTG ATGCTTCTCCGAGAGCCTCCATAGATGTGATCAGCCACAACCGAAGCCAGTTCTTCCACAATGAGATGTTCACTGTGAGCTGCCAGCTGCCCGACGACAACACCCAATGGAAGATGATGAG ACATATCAAATGGGTAGGAGATCTCACGGAGTGTGCCAACCATGTGTCTTCCGGACGCCGCCTGTCCTGTACCGTACGCTCCGGTCACCCCTGGTCAGATCAGTTGTTCTGGTGTGAGAATCcagcaggagagaggagcaACGTCCTCAACGTCACCACCA CTGTAGTGATGATAGCTCTGGACATTCCCCGACTTCCTGTGTTGGAGGGCGAGGACGTGACGCTGCGCTGCGTTCACAGAAACAGAACCACCGGGGAAATCAGCTACAACTTCGAGGCCTTCTTTTACAAGAACGGCCGTGTGACCTG GCACGACTATAATGGCCTCATAACTCTGGAAGCAGTGACCAAGGCTGACGAGGGACTctacaaatgtaaaaatacaatgagGGAAGAGTCTCATGACAGCTGGCTCACTGTTAAag CTCGGCCAGAGGCAGAccagaaggagaagaaagacgATGTCATCAAGATGGCGTAG